CCGGGAGTTCCGGGAGGAGCTGGGGCTGGCGCCGCCCGAGGGCGAGGCCGTGGCGCTGGGCGAGGTCCGGCAGGCCGGCGGGAAGGTCGTCACGGCGTGGGCGGTCGAGGCGGACCTCGATCCGGCGACCGTGGTGCCGGGCACGTTCCGCATGGAGTGGCCGAGGGGGTCGGGGCAGGAGCGGGAGTTTCCCGAGCTGGACCGGGTGCGGTGGTTCGGCCTCGACGCGGCGCGGGCGGTGATCGTGACGGCACAGGCGGGGTTTCTGGACCGGCTGACGGAGCACTCGGGGCATTGAGAGAAGTGCCGGTGGGTGCCGTACGCGTTGCGGGGCCCACCGGCGCGCGGGAAGGTCGAAGAACGGCCCTCGAGCAGGAGGCAAGGCATGCCCATCGCGACGGTGAACCCGGCGAACGGCGAGACGCTTCGGACGTACGACGCCATGGACGGCGAGGAGATCGAGCGCAGGCTCTCGGCCGCGGAGGCCGCCTTCCGCACGTACCGCACGACCGGCTTCGCCGAGCGCGCCCGGCTGCTGGGCCGGGCCGCCGGTCTGCTGGACGAGGACCGGGACGACATCGCCCGCACCATGACGGTCGAGATGGGCAAGCCGGTCAAGCA
This genomic interval from Streptomyces sp. B21-083 contains the following:
- a CDS encoding NUDIX domain-containing protein — translated: MTETAKGKRSAGLLLFRRAAPGQETDGLEVLLGHMGGPFFARRDAGAWTIPKGEYGDGETAWDAARREFREELGLAPPEGEAVALGEVRQAGGKVVTAWAVEADLDPATVVPGTFRMEWPRGSGQEREFPELDRVRWFGLDAARAVIVTAQAGFLDRLTEHSGH